A portion of the Armatimonadota bacterium genome contains these proteins:
- a CDS encoding GNAT family N-acetyltransferase produces MTEPPHSVNITVHLQPAREDALAVHEFLRRHNESRIGATNRAPLTVIARDADGAVVGGVHAETMHGWLHVATLAVAEEWRGQGIGTRLLRAVEAEGWRRGCTNVWLDTFSFQAQPFYEREGYHVFGVLEDFPPGETRYFMTKALSPS; encoded by the coding sequence GTGACAGAACCTCCACACAGCGTGAACATCACTGTGCATTTGCAGCCAGCGCGGGAGGATGCGCTGGCGGTACACGAGTTTCTGCGCCGGCACAATGAGTCCCGCATCGGGGCGACGAACCGGGCGCCGCTTACCGTTATCGCGCGCGATGCAGATGGCGCGGTCGTGGGCGGGGTACACGCCGAAACGATGCATGGCTGGCTGCACGTTGCCACGCTGGCGGTCGCGGAGGAATGGCGCGGACAGGGAATCGGGACGCGGCTCCTGCGCGCCGTCGAGGCCGAGGGCTGGCGACGAGGCTGCACAAACGTGTGGCTGGACACGTTCAGCTTCCAGGCGCAGCCCTTTTACGAGCGGGAAGGGTACCACGTGTTCGGGGTCCTCGAGGACTTTCCACCGGGCGAGACCCGCTATTTTATGACGAAGGCTCTCTCTCCAAGCTGA
- the metH gene encoding methionine synthase — protein MNSRFLDTLKTRVLLFDGAMGTSIQTFGLNDADFGGLHGCNEILVRTRPDVIEEIHARFFQAGCDAVETDTFNGTRLRLAEYGLGEDTRELNRTAAAIARTVADRFSTPEHPRFVVGSCGPTGRLPSGNDPVLSKITFDELADTFAEQGTGLVEGGADVLLLETSFDVLELKAGIAGFERAFRNGLRRVPVMAQVFLVPENGKMLFGTDIAALMTTLQALPIHVIGLNCSAGPEMFRDPIGYLTENASLPVSCLPNAGLPEQGPDGEAVYRQTPDKFSAYMAEFVRDFGVNIVGGCCGTTHEHMAAVNDAIAPYRDKPRRFWSAFDGAKVTNADTEDCPYYVPGVSSGMRRFDMQQVPAPLIVGERVNSVGSRKIKRLLLKDDYNGCLDVAREQVDGGAHVLDVCVAMTERQDERDQMVKLVKTLAMGIEAPLVIDTTEADVMEAALKIYPGRAIVNSINLENRSERVDKWLPILREHGAAVVAMTIDENGMAKTAEAKFNVARKLYDIVVGEYGMTPDTLIYDVQVFPVVTGQEDLANSAVENLNALRRIKAELPGTMTILGVSNLSFGISPHARAVLNSVFLHHAVKAGLDMAIVNPAHITPYSEVDADQRDLADDLVLNRRPDALARYIGYFETVDAPDASAGRVDPMEGLSVEERIHYRILHRKRDGVTEDIETALSDREAAGTRRADGAIDVLNNVLLPAMKEVGDKFGAGELILPFVLQSAEVMKASVAHLEQYLEKKEGSTKGKLVLATVFGDVHDIGKSLVNTILSNNGYTVYDLGKQVPINTIIEKAVEVGADAIGLSALLVSTSKQMPLCVKELDKRGLSIPVIIGGAAINPAFGHRALYVAEGRAYNAGIYYCKDAFEGLDKMDRLTDGDAREALYEQTLLDAARTFGRDADKAARRAAAPAQERSKVADAPIPTAPFWGTRVVPGIPLSEIWPLLDLNELYRLQWGAKNAKGDEYEALKRDTFEPKLAELKAQCEAEGWLAPKAVYGYFPARREGESVVVFDPADHNKEVARFDFPRQAGPPYLCLSDYLSADRTDVLPLQVVTVGPRATEICEALNKAGDYSLSYFLHGLSVETAEATAEWMHRRIADELGIPRNQGHRYSWGYPACPDLEQHHTLFTLLPAGEELGMEVTEAGQLVPDQSTAALVIHHPDAIYFGAV, from the coding sequence ATGAATTCCCGCTTTCTAGACACATTGAAGACGCGCGTGCTGTTGTTCGACGGCGCCATGGGCACGTCGATCCAGACGTTCGGGCTGAATGACGCCGATTTCGGCGGCTTGCATGGCTGTAACGAGATTCTCGTTCGAACGCGGCCGGACGTCATCGAGGAGATTCATGCGCGCTTTTTCCAAGCCGGGTGCGACGCGGTGGAGACGGATACCTTCAACGGCACGAGGCTTCGCCTGGCCGAATACGGCCTCGGAGAGGATACCCGCGAACTTAACCGCACTGCCGCCGCGATAGCCCGCACTGTGGCGGACCGCTTCTCCACGCCGGAACACCCGCGATTCGTCGTCGGCAGCTGCGGCCCCACGGGACGGCTTCCCAGCGGAAACGACCCCGTTTTGTCGAAGATCACTTTCGACGAACTGGCGGACACTTTTGCTGAACAGGGGACCGGGCTGGTCGAGGGCGGCGCGGACGTCCTCCTTCTGGAGACTTCTTTCGACGTTCTGGAACTGAAGGCCGGTATCGCCGGCTTCGAGCGGGCCTTCCGGAACGGATTGCGCCGCGTGCCGGTGATGGCCCAGGTGTTCCTTGTACCGGAGAACGGCAAAATGCTGTTTGGAACGGACATCGCCGCGCTGATGACAACTCTCCAGGCGCTTCCGATCCATGTCATCGGCCTGAACTGCTCCGCCGGCCCCGAGATGTTCCGCGATCCCATAGGCTACCTCACGGAAAACGCTTCACTGCCGGTGTCGTGCCTCCCAAATGCCGGACTCCCCGAGCAGGGGCCGGATGGCGAAGCGGTTTATCGTCAGACGCCGGATAAGTTCAGTGCGTATATGGCGGAGTTCGTGCGCGATTTCGGTGTCAACATCGTCGGCGGGTGTTGCGGGACCACGCATGAGCATATGGCGGCGGTCAACGATGCCATCGCGCCGTACCGCGACAAGCCCCGTCGCTTCTGGTCGGCGTTCGACGGCGCCAAAGTTACGAATGCCGATACGGAAGACTGCCCCTATTACGTTCCCGGTGTGTCGTCCGGCATGCGGCGGTTCGATATGCAGCAGGTACCGGCGCCGCTCATCGTGGGTGAGCGGGTCAATTCGGTGGGCAGCCGCAAGATCAAGCGCCTTCTCCTCAAGGACGACTATAATGGCTGCCTCGACGTTGCCCGCGAGCAGGTGGACGGCGGCGCGCACGTTCTGGATGTGTGCGTGGCCATGACCGAGCGCCAGGACGAGCGAGACCAGATGGTGAAACTGGTCAAGACCCTCGCGATGGGCATCGAGGCGCCGTTGGTCATTGACACTACCGAGGCCGACGTGATGGAGGCCGCGCTGAAGATATATCCAGGCCGCGCCATCGTCAACAGCATTAACCTGGAGAACCGCTCGGAACGCGTGGACAAATGGCTGCCCATCCTGCGCGAGCACGGCGCCGCCGTCGTGGCGATGACCATCGACGAGAACGGGATGGCGAAGACCGCCGAGGCGAAGTTCAACGTGGCGCGAAAACTGTACGATATCGTGGTCGGCGAGTACGGCATGACGCCGGACACGCTGATCTATGATGTGCAGGTATTCCCGGTCGTCACCGGCCAGGAGGACCTGGCAAACTCCGCCGTGGAAAATCTGAACGCCCTGAGACGCATCAAGGCCGAACTGCCCGGCACGATGACCATCCTTGGCGTGAGCAATCTGTCGTTCGGCATCAGCCCGCACGCGCGCGCCGTGCTCAACAGCGTCTTCCTGCACCACGCCGTCAAGGCCGGCCTGGACATGGCTATCGTCAACCCGGCGCACATCACTCCCTACTCCGAGGTGGACGCCGACCAGCGCGACCTGGCCGATGACCTGGTTCTCAACCGCCGCCCGGACGCCCTCGCCCGCTACATCGGCTATTTCGAGACTGTGGACGCTCCAGACGCCAGCGCCGGACGAGTGGATCCGATGGAAGGCCTGAGCGTCGAGGAGCGCATCCACTACCGGATCCTCCACCGGAAGCGCGACGGCGTGACCGAAGATATCGAGACCGCCCTGAGTGACAGGGAGGCAGCGGGCACCCGCCGCGCCGACGGCGCCATCGATGTGCTGAACAACGTATTGCTGCCGGCGATGAAGGAGGTCGGTGACAAATTCGGCGCCGGCGAGCTGATCCTGCCGTTCGTTCTCCAGAGCGCCGAGGTAATGAAGGCCTCCGTCGCCCACCTGGAGCAGTACCTGGAGAAGAAGGAAGGCTCCACAAAGGGCAAGCTCGTCCTGGCGACCGTCTTCGGCGACGTTCACGATATCGGGAAATCACTGGTGAATACCATCCTGTCGAACAATGGCTACACTGTTTACGATCTCGGTAAGCAGGTCCCCATCAACACCATCATCGAGAAAGCCGTTGAAGTTGGCGCGGACGCGATCGGCCTGAGCGCCCTTCTCGTGAGCACGAGCAAACAGATGCCGCTCTGCGTGAAGGAGTTAGACAAACGCGGGCTGAGCATACCGGTCATCATCGGCGGTGCCGCCATCAACCCCGCCTTCGGACATCGTGCGCTCTATGTGGCGGAGGGCCGCGCGTACAACGCAGGAATCTATTACTGCAAAGATGCTTTCGAGGGGCTGGACAAGATGGACCGGCTCACGGACGGCGATGCCCGGGAGGCTCTCTACGAGCAAACGCTCCTGGACGCCGCGCGAACATTCGGACGGGACGCCGACAAGGCAGCTCGCCGCGCCGCCGCGCCGGCGCAGGAACGCTCCAAAGTGGCCGATGCGCCCATCCCGACCGCGCCGTTCTGGGGCACCAGGGTCGTCCCCGGAATTCCGCTCAGCGAGATCTGGCCGCTCCTCGACCTGAACGAGCTCTACCGCCTTCAATGGGGCGCAAAGAACGCCAAGGGCGATGAGTATGAGGCGCTAAAGCGCGACACTTTCGAACCGAAACTGGCCGAACTCAAGGCGCAATGTGAGGCCGAAGGCTGGTTGGCGCCAAAGGCGGTCTACGGCTATTTCCCGGCGCGCCGGGAAGGCGAATCCGTAGTGGTATTCGACCCCGCTGACCATAACAAGGAGGTCGCCCGCTTCGACTTCCCGCGACAGGCCGGGCCGCCATACCTGTGCCTGTCCGATTACCTGTCCGCCGATCGGACCGATGTGCTGCCGCTGCAGGTCGTGACGGTTGGCCCGCGCGCTACTGAGATATGCGAGGCCTTGAACAAGGCAGGCGATTACAGCCTCTCGTATTTCCTTCATGGGCTCAGCGTTGAGACCGCGGAAGCCACCGCCGAGTGGATGCACCGCCGGATTGCGGACGAGTTAGGCATCCCGCGAAACCAGGGGCACCGGTATAGCTGGGGATACCCCGCCTGCCCGGACCTGGAACAGCACCACACGCTGTTCACACTGCTGCCGGCCGGTGAGGAACTAGGCATGGAGGTTACGGAAGCCGGCCAACTGGTCCCGGACCAGAGCACCGCCGCGCTAGTGATCCACCACCCGGACGCCATCTACTTCGGGGCAGTGTAA
- a CDS encoding hemerythrin domain-containing protein, translated as MDQETALGRLRADHKEVSRRLEELLVNLDSVSDPADPDTAIALRNALEFITHEVWFHFKREEQALFPAISRVFPAENAPIVGGPVYVLTEEHGVLRKLVDRFADEVDHWEAGAPGAPEAVRLAGKQLVRAFQKHIYKEDNIVFRLTQQMLTPDELAAIDVAFAAVQAP; from the coding sequence ATGGACCAGGAAACGGCGCTTGGACGGCTGCGGGCGGATCATAAAGAGGTGTCACGGCGTCTTGAAGAACTGCTCGTGAACCTTGATTCCGTCTCTGACCCGGCCGATCCCGATACCGCCATCGCGCTCAGGAACGCATTGGAGTTCATCACTCACGAGGTGTGGTTCCATTTCAAGCGCGAGGAGCAGGCGTTATTTCCCGCGATCTCGCGCGTCTTCCCCGCCGAGAATGCCCCCATCGTCGGCGGACCCGTGTACGTGCTCACCGAAGAACATGGCGTGCTGCGCAAGTTGGTCGATCGCTTCGCAGACGAGGTAGATCATTGGGAGGCGGGCGCCCCGGGCGCGCCTGAAGCCGTTCGTTTGGCCGGAAAGCAGTTGGTCCGCGCCTTTCAGAAACACATCTACAAGGAAGACAACATCGTGTTCCGTCTCACGCAGCAGATGCTGACTCCCGACGAACTGGCAGCCATCGACGTCGCCTTTGCCGCCGTGCAGGCGCCGTGA
- a CDS encoding DsrE family protein, whose protein sequence is MHLALILNSLNAETMSNAFRLGAFSLASGDAVTVFLMGEAVEIGRADDSWFGLPGKARAFIHEGGDVLACGTCLQNHGLGASDIYQTSDMKALHDLIGRADRVLSF, encoded by the coding sequence ATGCACCTTGCGCTGATTCTCAATTCACTTAACGCCGAGACGATGAGCAATGCCTTTCGTCTCGGCGCGTTTTCCCTTGCATCCGGTGATGCCGTGACCGTCTTCCTGATGGGCGAGGCCGTTGAGATTGGCCGCGCGGATGACAGCTGGTTTGGTCTGCCCGGAAAGGCGCGGGCATTCATCCACGAGGGCGGCGATGTTCTCGCATGCGGCACCTGCCTCCAGAATCACGGTCTCGGCGCCTCGGACATTTACCAGACGTCCGACATGAAGGCGCTGCACGATCTGATCGGGCGTGCGGACAGGGTTCTCTCGTTCTGA
- the dapA gene encoding 4-hydroxy-tetrahydrodipicolinate synthase, whose product MLYTEGPRFGRMLTAMVTPFKEDGSIDYDRAAELANRLADSGSDGIVVSGTTGESPTLSHEEDSVLARVVVAAVGKRVAVVAGGGTNSTNESQKLTRNAEKAGVDGIMLVVPYYNNPPQEGLYQHFRTVAESTSLPVILYNIPPRSPRNLEPETLGRLAADVPNIIGVKEAAKSMDQVSRYLEVTPPDFTLYSGDDSATLAILALGGSGVISVASHIVGPQIKEMVTAHFDGLPARAVALHHHLMPIFEGIFAAPNPILVKAALEMVGFPVGGLRRPLIEATDAERATLKKVLEKVLQTEL is encoded by the coding sequence ATGTTATACACAGAAGGACCGCGGTTCGGGCGCATGCTCACCGCGATGGTGACACCGTTCAAAGAGGACGGTTCGATTGATTACGACCGGGCGGCCGAACTGGCCAACCGACTGGCGGACAGCGGCAGCGACGGTATCGTGGTAAGCGGCACGACCGGCGAATCGCCCACACTGTCCCACGAAGAGGACTCTGTTCTGGCCCGGGTGGTCGTTGCGGCGGTCGGCAAGCGTGTAGCCGTTGTTGCCGGGGGGGGAACCAACTCCACGAACGAAAGCCAGAAACTCACGCGTAATGCCGAGAAGGCGGGCGTGGACGGAATCATGCTGGTCGTACCCTACTACAACAATCCGCCGCAGGAAGGCCTTTACCAGCACTTTCGCACCGTCGCCGAATCGACATCGCTGCCGGTGATCCTTTACAATATCCCGCCGCGCTCGCCCCGCAACCTTGAGCCGGAGACCCTCGGGCGTCTGGCCGCCGACGTGCCGAACATCATCGGCGTCAAGGAAGCGGCGAAAAGCATGGATCAGGTGAGCCGATATCTGGAGGTCACGCCCCCAGATTTCACTCTGTACAGCGGCGACGACTCCGCGACGCTCGCGATACTCGCGCTGGGCGGAAGCGGTGTCATCAGCGTGGCTTCCCATATCGTCGGCCCGCAGATCAAGGAGATGGTAACCGCGCATTTCGATGGCCTTCCGGCCCGGGCGGTGGCGTTACACCACCACCTGATGCCTATCTTCGAAGGCATCTTTGCCGCGCCGAATCCGATCCTGGTCAAGGCGGCGCTCGAGATGGTTGGCTTCCCGGTCGGCGGCCTGCGCCGCCCGCTCATCGAGGCGACGGACGCCGAACGGGCGACGCTGAAGAAGGTCCTGGAGAAGGTCCTGCAAACTGAGCTGTAG
- the asd gene encoding aspartate-semialdehyde dehydrogenase, which translates to MAKKILKACIVGATGIVGQQFIVALQNHPFIKIAGLAGSERSAGKKYGDATRAANGASQWFCEEKPKPEIKDMTVLLSSEIDAADYDVIFTALEADTARILEPKYAVTTPVISTASAFRYDDDVPLLIPNVNPEHSKLLDVQRKKRGWKGFITPNPNCTTVGLAITLKPLAEAFGIRTVLMTSMQAISGAGRSGGVLGLDILDNVIPYIPKEEEKVQLETKKILGAFSGEAIHDGAFGVSCTCTRVGVQDGHTESVFVALDKHATPAEVKAAMVAFNGEAAKHLPSAPCNMITVTDDPFRPQPKWDRLLEDGMTTVVGRIREDAALPNGIKYVLVSHNTKMGAAKGCVLTAEMLAEQGYIG; encoded by the coding sequence ATGGCTAAGAAGATATTGAAAGCGTGTATCGTTGGGGCGACGGGGATCGTCGGCCAGCAGTTTATCGTCGCGCTGCAGAACCATCCGTTCATCAAGATCGCCGGGCTCGCCGGATCCGAGCGCAGCGCCGGCAAGAAGTACGGCGACGCCACGCGCGCCGCGAACGGAGCATCGCAGTGGTTTTGCGAGGAGAAGCCGAAGCCCGAGATCAAGGACATGACGGTCCTGCTCTCCTCCGAGATCGATGCGGCGGACTACGACGTGATCTTCACAGCGCTGGAGGCGGATACCGCGCGCATACTGGAACCCAAATACGCGGTCACCACACCGGTCATCAGCACGGCCTCGGCGTTCCGATACGACGATGACGTGCCTCTGCTGATCCCGAATGTAAATCCCGAGCACTCGAAACTCCTGGACGTTCAACGGAAGAAGCGCGGCTGGAAGGGCTTCATCACGCCTAACCCGAACTGCACCACGGTTGGCCTGGCGATCACGCTGAAGCCATTGGCGGAAGCGTTCGGCATCAGGACCGTCCTGATGACGTCTATGCAGGCCATTTCCGGTGCGGGCCGCAGCGGCGGCGTGCTGGGGCTGGATATCCTGGATAACGTGATCCCCTATATCCCTAAGGAAGAGGAGAAGGTCCAGCTCGAGACGAAAAAGATCCTCGGCGCCTTCAGCGGCGAAGCGATCCACGACGGCGCGTTCGGCGTGTCTTGCACCTGTACGCGCGTCGGCGTTCAGGACGGACACACCGAGAGCGTGTTCGTGGCGCTGGACAAGCACGCAACGCCGGCGGAAGTCAAAGCGGCGATGGTGGCCTTCAATGGCGAAGCGGCAAAGCACCTTCCGAGCGCCCCGTGCAACATGATCACCGTTACCGATGACCCTTTCCGCCCGCAGCCCAAGTGGGATCGCCTTCTGGAAGACGGAATGACTACCGTGGTAGGCCGCATCCGCGAAGACGCGGCGCTCCCCAACGGCATCAAATACGTTCTGGTGAGCCACAACACCAAGATGGGAGCGGCCAAGGGTTGCGTGCTCACCGCGGAGATGCTGGCTGAGCAGGGCTATATCGGATAA
- the dapB gene encoding 4-hydroxy-tetrahydrodipicolinate reductase, translating into MANKLKVLVTGAAGRMGREVVRAISAEADMEVVAAIDPSFAAANPDTDAGVLAGVGRLGVDVQPGLSDALYRTTPDVVVDFTQPASVMDNLRLVLGDGVNAVVGTTGLTDADLTEIRQLCSTNDARCLVAPNFAIGAVLMMQFVKAAARHMPDCEIIEMHHNKKLDAPSGTAMKTAEIVAAARTGASPDATQKVILEGARGGDFEGIKVHSIRMPGFVASQEVIFGGQGQTLTIRHDTLDRSSFMPGVVLGIRRIGGRSGLVYGLDALLET; encoded by the coding sequence ATGGCAAACAAGTTGAAAGTGTTGGTGACCGGCGCAGCGGGGCGAATGGGGCGTGAAGTGGTCCGGGCCATCTCGGCCGAGGCCGACATGGAAGTGGTCGCCGCTATTGATCCGTCCTTTGCGGCAGCGAATCCGGACACGGATGCCGGCGTTCTGGCCGGGGTCGGGCGCCTCGGCGTGGACGTGCAGCCCGGTTTGTCCGACGCTCTATACCGGACAACCCCGGACGTTGTGGTGGACTTCACGCAACCGGCTTCCGTGATGGATAACCTCAGGTTGGTGCTGGGCGACGGCGTCAACGCCGTTGTGGGCACGACGGGCCTGACCGACGCCGATCTCACGGAGATCCGCCAGTTGTGCTCAACAAACGATGCGCGATGCCTGGTGGCGCCGAACTTTGCGATCGGCGCCGTGCTGATGATGCAGTTCGTTAAGGCGGCCGCCCGCCACATGCCGGACTGCGAGATCATCGAGATGCATCACAATAAGAAGCTCGATGCGCCCAGCGGTACGGCGATGAAAACCGCCGAGATAGTGGCGGCGGCCCGGACCGGCGCATCGCCCGATGCAACGCAGAAAGTGATCCTTGAAGGAGCCCGCGGCGGCGACTTCGAGGGCATCAAGGTCCACAGTATTCGAATGCCCGGCTTCGTGGCCAGCCAGGAGGTCATCTTCGGCGGCCAGGGCCAGACGCTGACGATTCGGCATGACACACTGGACCGGTCATCGTTCATGCCCGGTGTGGTGCTGGGGATCCGGCGGATCGGCGGACGCTCCGGCCTGGTGTACGGGCTCGACGCGTTATTGGAGACGTGA